The following coding sequences are from one Neodiprion lecontei isolate iyNeoLeco1 chromosome 7, iyNeoLeco1.1, whole genome shotgun sequence window:
- the LOC107225538 gene encoding prostaglandin E2 receptor EP2 subtype isoform X1, whose translation MDEDFVEEISNASFVVEAEKLDDPLNITMMIIKPKRHVNFLAQTILTLVYIAGVVGNISALVILFSRDKRRNRKHLLMLRCLATNNLVALLGMLVQMHLTLYVEDAETRIFCALRVVWRFFGLFSGCVAIVMAVERWLALTRPFVYQKQVTYPVIVRCIILLWFVSGILCFMPFAGFGDYYQQGSAPDYKNGKCLRYRDAKNVEDIAYAYVFFFFGTVLCLSIVWCNLAVSRALCRLSRRSAVIRRVSRASSRAKPLLSIATGPPSEVVATAEERAFSRLMAMLSITFVICWMPQMISIPLAQYSPSIGRERVIVGKFIFAFNMIADILLCIHFTLDPYIYVLLRMRPSFPFLKPLCRICRSGRSRASSFTGTIDNRGSSGDPPTPITEAPSTPVSEEMEPQLTAAAV comes from the exons ATGGACGAGGATTTTGTGGAGGAAATTTCTAACGCCAGCTTCGTCGTGGAGGCTGAGAAATTGGACGATCCGTTGAATATCACGATGATGATTATAAAGCCAAAACGACACGTCAACTTTCTAGCCCAGACAATTCTAACCCTCGTTTACATCGCCGGTGTCGTCGGCAATATATCAGCCCTCGTCATCCTCTTCAGTCGCGATAAG AGAAGGAACCGGAAGCACCTCCTGATGCTGCGTTGTCTGGCGACGAACAACCTCGTCGCCTTGCTAGGAATGCTCGTTCAAATGCACCTCACTCTTTACGTCGAAGATGCGGAAACCCGGATTTTCTGCGCCCTTCGAGTCGTCTGGAGGTTTTTCGGCCTTTTTAGCGGGTGCGTGGCGATTGTGATGGCCGTAGAACGCTGGCTCGCTCTGACGAGGCCTTTCGTTTACCAGAAG CAGGTGACGTATCCGGTGATAGTTCGATGCATAATTCTGCTCTGGTTCGTCTCTGGTATCCTGTGCTTTATGCCGTTCGCTGGTTTCGGCGATTATTATCAGCAGGGCTCGGCACCCGATTACAAAAACGGGAAGTGCCTCCGTTACAGAGACGCGAAAAACGTCGAAGACATCGCCTACGCCtacgttttcttcttcttcg GCACGGTTCTCTGCCTCTCGATCGTTTGGTGCAATCTTGCAGTGTCTCGAGCACTGTGCAGATTGAGCCGTCGATCGGCAGTAATTCGTAGGGTGTCAAGAGCCTCGTCGCGAGCCAAGCCTCTTCTCAGCATAGCCACCGGTCCACCCTCGGAAGTCGTCGCTACAGCCGAGGAAAGGGCCTTCTCCCGACTGATGGCCATGCTATCGATAACGTTCGTCATTTGCTGGATGCCTCAGATG ATCTCGATCCCCTTGGCCCAGTACTCGCCGAGTATCGGACGGGAGCGAGTTATCGTTGGAAAATTCATCTTTGCGTTCAACATGATCGCCGACATCCTGCTATGCATTCACTTCACCCTGGATCCCTACATTTACGTGCTGTTACGAATGCGCCCGAGTTTTCCCTTCCTAAAACCGCTGTGCCGCATCTGCCGCTCGGGAAGAAGTCGCGCAAGCTCATTTACAG GGACCATCGACAATCGGGGCAGCAGCGGGGATCCGCCAACTCCGATAACGGAAGCTCCATCGACTCCGGTCAGCGAGGAAATGGAGCCTCAACTTACAGCGGCGGCAGTCTGA
- the LOC107225538 gene encoding prostaglandin E2 receptor EP4 subtype isoform X2, with translation MDEDFVEEISNASFVVEAEKLDDPLNITMMIIKPKRHVNFLAQTILTLVYIAGVVGNISALVILFSRDKRRNRKHLLMLRCLATNNLVALLGMLVQMHLTLYVEDAETRIFCALRVVWRFFGLFSGCVAIVMAVERWLALTRPFVYQKVTYPVIVRCIILLWFVSGILCFMPFAGFGDYYQQGSAPDYKNGKCLRYRDAKNVEDIAYAYVFFFFGTVLCLSIVWCNLAVSRALCRLSRRSAVIRRVSRASSRAKPLLSIATGPPSEVVATAEERAFSRLMAMLSITFVICWMPQMISIPLAQYSPSIGRERVIVGKFIFAFNMIADILLCIHFTLDPYIYVLLRMRPSFPFLKPLCRICRSGRSRASSFTGTIDNRGSSGDPPTPITEAPSTPVSEEMEPQLTAAAV, from the exons ATGGACGAGGATTTTGTGGAGGAAATTTCTAACGCCAGCTTCGTCGTGGAGGCTGAGAAATTGGACGATCCGTTGAATATCACGATGATGATTATAAAGCCAAAACGACACGTCAACTTTCTAGCCCAGACAATTCTAACCCTCGTTTACATCGCCGGTGTCGTCGGCAATATATCAGCCCTCGTCATCCTCTTCAGTCGCGATAAG AGAAGGAACCGGAAGCACCTCCTGATGCTGCGTTGTCTGGCGACGAACAACCTCGTCGCCTTGCTAGGAATGCTCGTTCAAATGCACCTCACTCTTTACGTCGAAGATGCGGAAACCCGGATTTTCTGCGCCCTTCGAGTCGTCTGGAGGTTTTTCGGCCTTTTTAGCGGGTGCGTGGCGATTGTGATGGCCGTAGAACGCTGGCTCGCTCTGACGAGGCCTTTCGTTTACCAGAAG GTGACGTATCCGGTGATAGTTCGATGCATAATTCTGCTCTGGTTCGTCTCTGGTATCCTGTGCTTTATGCCGTTCGCTGGTTTCGGCGATTATTATCAGCAGGGCTCGGCACCCGATTACAAAAACGGGAAGTGCCTCCGTTACAGAGACGCGAAAAACGTCGAAGACATCGCCTACGCCtacgttttcttcttcttcg GCACGGTTCTCTGCCTCTCGATCGTTTGGTGCAATCTTGCAGTGTCTCGAGCACTGTGCAGATTGAGCCGTCGATCGGCAGTAATTCGTAGGGTGTCAAGAGCCTCGTCGCGAGCCAAGCCTCTTCTCAGCATAGCCACCGGTCCACCCTCGGAAGTCGTCGCTACAGCCGAGGAAAGGGCCTTCTCCCGACTGATGGCCATGCTATCGATAACGTTCGTCATTTGCTGGATGCCTCAGATG ATCTCGATCCCCTTGGCCCAGTACTCGCCGAGTATCGGACGGGAGCGAGTTATCGTTGGAAAATTCATCTTTGCGTTCAACATGATCGCCGACATCCTGCTATGCATTCACTTCACCCTGGATCCCTACATTTACGTGCTGTTACGAATGCGCCCGAGTTTTCCCTTCCTAAAACCGCTGTGCCGCATCTGCCGCTCGGGAAGAAGTCGCGCAAGCTCATTTACAG GGACCATCGACAATCGGGGCAGCAGCGGGGATCCGCCAACTCCGATAACGGAAGCTCCATCGACTCCGGTCAGCGAGGAAATGGAGCCTCAACTTACAGCGGCGGCAGTCTGA
- the LOC107225533 gene encoding gamma-taxilin isoform X1 — MNKKKKKRKRKDLPLRKIVTKRHEFLKLKSIAFEIPASRKFQRADISIDRLSNLEFVRDSIAGCDVVFVFTAAAAGTICHVWIMDNKITEIETPEVPKKENEVCKPVEQTKERKNMKEEKARKKDDKSVEQVLKALSSLDTAEEKLAAMCKKYSDIVDDNRKLQLALKQSEKKVVVVQREKEQFQSEHSKAILTRSRLESLCRELQRQNKAVKDESLLKIREEEEKRKEVSAKFQSTLSEITALMSQNNEKNTKLHEDNLEMTKKFKSVCEQYEIREQQVEKMQQQMKLEAQLAEAKLAKAKMEMAAEKEVLLKEKQQLLLNLTEYQVRIREHQATEVGLRGQISMYTDKYDEFQNALTKSNEVFGGFKDEMEKMSKKILKLEKETSSWKQRWENSHAALLEMAADKQQRDAELATTSRKLAQLQQLCRALQGERASLLAQLRGKDAANAGPEATDEAVNEESIKSIKQVDDISKDCQQLKENLVQLQGSLAEAIKKEEEEKLQKADEEEAQRQKSEPEERQEMVILNANVEHSTERKSEIKDEAQVKNIDENVAASNPMEVKSDEPKAENNETNGGSTISEEPPREINGENDSAIAVIDSVTDKNASIEKKVEQTVEVSCPALKDEDKSVESACPGTKKGKDGKKKKK, encoded by the exons atgaataaaaaaaaaaaaaaaagaaaaagaaaagatttgCCTCTTAGAAAAATTGTCACGAAGAGACATGAG TTCCTCAAGCTCAAAAGCATCGCATTCGAAATTCCCGCCTCGCGCAAATTCCAGCGCGCCGATATATCGATAGATCGACTCTCGAATCTCGAATTCGTTCGAGACTCGATTGCCGGCTGTGACGTCGTGTTTGTTTTCACGGCGGCGGCGGCAGGAACAATTTGTC ATGTTTGGATAATGGATAACAAGATAACTGAAATCGAGACCCCCGAGGTTCCCAAGAAAGAAAACGAAGTA TGTAAGCCGGTTGAACAAActaaggagagaaaaaatatgaaggaaGAGAAGGCGAGAAAAAAGGACGACAAGAGCGTGGAGCAAGTTTTGAAGGCGTTGAGCAGTTTGGATACGGCTGAGGAAAAATTGGCGGcgatgtgtaaaaaatattccgacATTGTGGACGACAATCGAAAGCTCCAGTTGGCGTTGAAACAGTCTGAGAAAAAGGTGGTGGTGGTACAACGCGAGAAGGAACAGTTTCAGAGTGAGCACAGCAAGGCTATACTGACTCGAAGTAGGCTCGAAAGTTTGTGCAGAGAATTGCAGAGGCAGAACAAGGCGGTCAAAGACGAAAGTTTGCTTAAGATCAgggaggaggaagaaaagCGAAAAGAAGTATCTGCCAAGTTTCAAAGCACATTGTCGGAGATAACTGCCTTGATGAGCCAGAATAATGAGAAGAATACAAAACTACACGAAGACAATTTGGAGATGACAAAAAAGTTCAAGTCTGTTTGCGAACAGTACGAAATTCGCGAACAACAGGTTGAAAAAATGCAGCAGCAGATGAAACTCGAGGCCCAATTGGCAGAGGCCAAGTTAGCCAAGGCTAAAATGGAGATGGCTGCTGAGAAGGAAGTACTACTCAAAGAGAAACAACAGCTTTTACTC AACCTAACCGAGTACCAAGTCAGGATACGAGAACATCAGGCAACGGAGGTCGGCCTGAGAGGGCAGATTAGTATGTACACAGACAAGTACGACGAGTTCCAAAATGCTCTGACTAAAAGTAACGAAGTGTTTGGCGGATTCAAAGACGAAATGGAGAAG ATGtcgaagaaaatattgaagcTGGAGAAGGAGACGAGTTCGTGGAAACAGCGCTGGGAAAATAGTCACGCGGCGCTTCTTGAGATGGCGGCCGACAAGCAGCAAAGGGATGCGGAGTTAGCAACTACGAGTAGAAAGCTAGCGCAGCTCCAGCAGCTTTGCAGAGCTCTCCAGGGCGAGAGAGCTTCGCTGTTGGCGCAGTTGAGGGGAAAGGACGCGGCGAATGCGGGTCCGGAAGCGACGGACGAAGCTGTGAACGAGGAGAGCATCAAGTCCATAAAGCAGGTTGACGATATATCGAAGGACTGTCAACAGTTGAAAGAGAATCTCGTACAGCTGCAAGGCTCCCTGGCAGAGGCtataaagaaagaagaagaagagaagctGCAGAAGGCTGACGAGGAAGAAGCGCAGCGCCAGAAATCGGAGCCGGAAGAACGACAGGAAATGGTGATACTAAATGCAAACGTTGAACATTCGACGGAGCGGAAGTCCGAGATAAAAGACGAGGCACAGGTGAAAAACATTGACGAAAACGTTGCAGCGTCGAATCCTATGGAAGTCAAGTCAGATGAACCTAAAGCGGAAAATAACGAAACGAACGGCGGATCTACGATCAGCGAGGAACCGCCTCGTGAGATAAACGGAGAAAACGATTCGGCGATCGCTGTAATCGATTCTGTGACGGATAAAAATGCCAGTATTGAAAAGAAGGTCGAACAAACGGTTGAAGTTTCCTGTCCCGCGTTAAAGGACGAAGATAAATCAGTCGAATCTGCCTGCCCAGGAACGAAGAAAGGAAAG gacggtaaaaagaaaaagaaatag
- the LOC107225533 gene encoding gamma-taxilin isoform X2 codes for MDNKITEIETPEVPKKENEVCKPVEQTKERKNMKEEKARKKDDKSVEQVLKALSSLDTAEEKLAAMCKKYSDIVDDNRKLQLALKQSEKKVVVVQREKEQFQSEHSKAILTRSRLESLCRELQRQNKAVKDESLLKIREEEEKRKEVSAKFQSTLSEITALMSQNNEKNTKLHEDNLEMTKKFKSVCEQYEIREQQVEKMQQQMKLEAQLAEAKLAKAKMEMAAEKEVLLKEKQQLLLNLTEYQVRIREHQATEVGLRGQISMYTDKYDEFQNALTKSNEVFGGFKDEMEKMSKKILKLEKETSSWKQRWENSHAALLEMAADKQQRDAELATTSRKLAQLQQLCRALQGERASLLAQLRGKDAANAGPEATDEAVNEESIKSIKQVDDISKDCQQLKENLVQLQGSLAEAIKKEEEEKLQKADEEEAQRQKSEPEERQEMVILNANVEHSTERKSEIKDEAQVKNIDENVAASNPMEVKSDEPKAENNETNGGSTISEEPPREINGENDSAIAVIDSVTDKNASIEKKVEQTVEVSCPALKDEDKSVESACPGTKKGKDGKKKKK; via the exons ATGGATAACAAGATAACTGAAATCGAGACCCCCGAGGTTCCCAAGAAAGAAAACGAAGTA TGTAAGCCGGTTGAACAAActaaggagagaaaaaatatgaaggaaGAGAAGGCGAGAAAAAAGGACGACAAGAGCGTGGAGCAAGTTTTGAAGGCGTTGAGCAGTTTGGATACGGCTGAGGAAAAATTGGCGGcgatgtgtaaaaaatattccgacATTGTGGACGACAATCGAAAGCTCCAGTTGGCGTTGAAACAGTCTGAGAAAAAGGTGGTGGTGGTACAACGCGAGAAGGAACAGTTTCAGAGTGAGCACAGCAAGGCTATACTGACTCGAAGTAGGCTCGAAAGTTTGTGCAGAGAATTGCAGAGGCAGAACAAGGCGGTCAAAGACGAAAGTTTGCTTAAGATCAgggaggaggaagaaaagCGAAAAGAAGTATCTGCCAAGTTTCAAAGCACATTGTCGGAGATAACTGCCTTGATGAGCCAGAATAATGAGAAGAATACAAAACTACACGAAGACAATTTGGAGATGACAAAAAAGTTCAAGTCTGTTTGCGAACAGTACGAAATTCGCGAACAACAGGTTGAAAAAATGCAGCAGCAGATGAAACTCGAGGCCCAATTGGCAGAGGCCAAGTTAGCCAAGGCTAAAATGGAGATGGCTGCTGAGAAGGAAGTACTACTCAAAGAGAAACAACAGCTTTTACTC AACCTAACCGAGTACCAAGTCAGGATACGAGAACATCAGGCAACGGAGGTCGGCCTGAGAGGGCAGATTAGTATGTACACAGACAAGTACGACGAGTTCCAAAATGCTCTGACTAAAAGTAACGAAGTGTTTGGCGGATTCAAAGACGAAATGGAGAAG ATGtcgaagaaaatattgaagcTGGAGAAGGAGACGAGTTCGTGGAAACAGCGCTGGGAAAATAGTCACGCGGCGCTTCTTGAGATGGCGGCCGACAAGCAGCAAAGGGATGCGGAGTTAGCAACTACGAGTAGAAAGCTAGCGCAGCTCCAGCAGCTTTGCAGAGCTCTCCAGGGCGAGAGAGCTTCGCTGTTGGCGCAGTTGAGGGGAAAGGACGCGGCGAATGCGGGTCCGGAAGCGACGGACGAAGCTGTGAACGAGGAGAGCATCAAGTCCATAAAGCAGGTTGACGATATATCGAAGGACTGTCAACAGTTGAAAGAGAATCTCGTACAGCTGCAAGGCTCCCTGGCAGAGGCtataaagaaagaagaagaagagaagctGCAGAAGGCTGACGAGGAAGAAGCGCAGCGCCAGAAATCGGAGCCGGAAGAACGACAGGAAATGGTGATACTAAATGCAAACGTTGAACATTCGACGGAGCGGAAGTCCGAGATAAAAGACGAGGCACAGGTGAAAAACATTGACGAAAACGTTGCAGCGTCGAATCCTATGGAAGTCAAGTCAGATGAACCTAAAGCGGAAAATAACGAAACGAACGGCGGATCTACGATCAGCGAGGAACCGCCTCGTGAGATAAACGGAGAAAACGATTCGGCGATCGCTGTAATCGATTCTGTGACGGATAAAAATGCCAGTATTGAAAAGAAGGTCGAACAAACGGTTGAAGTTTCCTGTCCCGCGTTAAAGGACGAAGATAAATCAGTCGAATCTGCCTGCCCAGGAACGAAGAAAGGAAAG gacggtaaaaagaaaaagaaatag
- the LOC107225533 gene encoding alpha-taxilin isoform X3, translating into MKEEKARKKDDKSVEQVLKALSSLDTAEEKLAAMCKKYSDIVDDNRKLQLALKQSEKKVVVVQREKEQFQSEHSKAILTRSRLESLCRELQRQNKAVKDESLLKIREEEEKRKEVSAKFQSTLSEITALMSQNNEKNTKLHEDNLEMTKKFKSVCEQYEIREQQVEKMQQQMKLEAQLAEAKLAKAKMEMAAEKEVLLKEKQQLLLNLTEYQVRIREHQATEVGLRGQISMYTDKYDEFQNALTKSNEVFGGFKDEMEKMSKKILKLEKETSSWKQRWENSHAALLEMAADKQQRDAELATTSRKLAQLQQLCRALQGERASLLAQLRGKDAANAGPEATDEAVNEESIKSIKQVDDISKDCQQLKENLVQLQGSLAEAIKKEEEEKLQKADEEEAQRQKSEPEERQEMVILNANVEHSTERKSEIKDEAQVKNIDENVAASNPMEVKSDEPKAENNETNGGSTISEEPPREINGENDSAIAVIDSVTDKNASIEKKVEQTVEVSCPALKDEDKSVESACPGTKKGKDGKKKKK; encoded by the exons atgaaggaaGAGAAGGCGAGAAAAAAGGACGACAAGAGCGTGGAGCAAGTTTTGAAGGCGTTGAGCAGTTTGGATACGGCTGAGGAAAAATTGGCGGcgatgtgtaaaaaatattccgacATTGTGGACGACAATCGAAAGCTCCAGTTGGCGTTGAAACAGTCTGAGAAAAAGGTGGTGGTGGTACAACGCGAGAAGGAACAGTTTCAGAGTGAGCACAGCAAGGCTATACTGACTCGAAGTAGGCTCGAAAGTTTGTGCAGAGAATTGCAGAGGCAGAACAAGGCGGTCAAAGACGAAAGTTTGCTTAAGATCAgggaggaggaagaaaagCGAAAAGAAGTATCTGCCAAGTTTCAAAGCACATTGTCGGAGATAACTGCCTTGATGAGCCAGAATAATGAGAAGAATACAAAACTACACGAAGACAATTTGGAGATGACAAAAAAGTTCAAGTCTGTTTGCGAACAGTACGAAATTCGCGAACAACAGGTTGAAAAAATGCAGCAGCAGATGAAACTCGAGGCCCAATTGGCAGAGGCCAAGTTAGCCAAGGCTAAAATGGAGATGGCTGCTGAGAAGGAAGTACTACTCAAAGAGAAACAACAGCTTTTACTC AACCTAACCGAGTACCAAGTCAGGATACGAGAACATCAGGCAACGGAGGTCGGCCTGAGAGGGCAGATTAGTATGTACACAGACAAGTACGACGAGTTCCAAAATGCTCTGACTAAAAGTAACGAAGTGTTTGGCGGATTCAAAGACGAAATGGAGAAG ATGtcgaagaaaatattgaagcTGGAGAAGGAGACGAGTTCGTGGAAACAGCGCTGGGAAAATAGTCACGCGGCGCTTCTTGAGATGGCGGCCGACAAGCAGCAAAGGGATGCGGAGTTAGCAACTACGAGTAGAAAGCTAGCGCAGCTCCAGCAGCTTTGCAGAGCTCTCCAGGGCGAGAGAGCTTCGCTGTTGGCGCAGTTGAGGGGAAAGGACGCGGCGAATGCGGGTCCGGAAGCGACGGACGAAGCTGTGAACGAGGAGAGCATCAAGTCCATAAAGCAGGTTGACGATATATCGAAGGACTGTCAACAGTTGAAAGAGAATCTCGTACAGCTGCAAGGCTCCCTGGCAGAGGCtataaagaaagaagaagaagagaagctGCAGAAGGCTGACGAGGAAGAAGCGCAGCGCCAGAAATCGGAGCCGGAAGAACGACAGGAAATGGTGATACTAAATGCAAACGTTGAACATTCGACGGAGCGGAAGTCCGAGATAAAAGACGAGGCACAGGTGAAAAACATTGACGAAAACGTTGCAGCGTCGAATCCTATGGAAGTCAAGTCAGATGAACCTAAAGCGGAAAATAACGAAACGAACGGCGGATCTACGATCAGCGAGGAACCGCCTCGTGAGATAAACGGAGAAAACGATTCGGCGATCGCTGTAATCGATTCTGTGACGGATAAAAATGCCAGTATTGAAAAGAAGGTCGAACAAACGGTTGAAGTTTCCTGTCCCGCGTTAAAGGACGAAGATAAATCAGTCGAATCTGCCTGCCCAGGAACGAAGAAAGGAAAG gacggtaaaaagaaaaagaaatag